The following coding sequences are from one Oncorhynchus nerka isolate Pitt River linkage group LG6, Oner_Uvic_2.0, whole genome shotgun sequence window:
- the LOC115130590 gene encoding FERM and PDZ domain-containing protein 1-like isoform X2 codes for MEEKERSRSRSPSRSRRASRVQQVVGTLIRRTRESLSRERILGDGRTNRSASVSSQNFPVRLTVQIVRDPVLDSRGHGFTLSKQHPLLVRDVATGGPADGILYPGDQVLQINDLVADDLSYEQLQDVTRDLEDSVTMTILRHMTGPKSSIMSAEKRARLRSNPIKVRFAEEVVVNGHTQGNSLLFLPNVLKVYLENGQTKAFKFDATTTIKDIVLTLKDKLSICCIEYFALVLELQYSITKLLLLHEDELIHKVVQKKENSSHDYKCLFRVCFIPRDPLDLLQEDPTAFEYLFLQSVGDVLQERFAVEMKCNTALRLAALHMHERLNSIGSTRTSIRSITKEFGLDSFISPTLLSNMREKDLRKAISHHLKKIQSLLEPRQKVISATQARLAYLTQLGELISYGGRSYTATMMLQDREVLVSLLVGARYGLSQVVNHKLNMVSTLVDFSSISRVELLSESDRVSLLRISLHDIKPFALLMDSLAAKDLACLLGGYCKLLVDPRVCVFRLRRPKVRVHRIPAEEGYVSRCCSDSDDSSDEDYPAEPPPTHTRKRPAPASKDREGWRREEEEQRGVEGKKERAEKEYEEKQEVMIIELSEKDMEVEEENGREVRGREIMLGIKANAGTVEQDNWYRTEPRANSSFSSLSSCSLRAALEESSPAAAARGGGPAKASSCLVALREDSPSLRSQRPTQGTTILDVHHPFLLEVTAPSPQRQREGAAGSTASAPVRPNNLSYRSNDSPCLCFTEHSKGSYLPSPPEATSDEEETEEVDDDEEELRRLSKIPSHVDLRLIDKICAQSNKTSSKNKLDIPRVIPIHISSCEKKAACSSTHKGDESLSSYSGDCGPFLTPSPNAPPPVARESASESDDEFFDAQERFTPPVPPDGTENSLDVADNKRHRKRWSGTGNGLPVVPEREPPSPLKKKHSSPDHKKQQETQRDPKLHSNQSSMQSVNAKTKPPPLAPKPQLPPKPELAPKPQIDPQRSPKCGGPYAHCNGDARGGQAGLLEIDTMEPETMEFKSVTSGAGGPPLSSPLITAVRKNQQPPAESQAVENGLKQENGTKIENSSKQEHSSKIENRTPNVLPKDGVLVTADKQTASVETKTNGISLPKGEVGNGVGVDPPRKLQSLSPIPRSASGDEIRLSLTSPPALSPRTSPPPLHPLTVLPIPVSLKEKEGVSPPNGLHPWGSRNGSAQSGRRVSLSHENLSPKNADGPLSLTTSLTTSSKGTAGIPESTGRSGSGSDLRVSSSSLGGRLPTSSLRGRIQALPWYMTRSQEILGTLDYPSTSSVNEDVTSGYGSGLSVSGASEVSKVTAKAVGETAAGKGKKEVLEDGAEVVIATIKEFQEVTPRVKEANGTNVSHPNQTLRGNGAHVSEPYGFRGSCKSEQPQSRPQSEVGLGGGSGPPLEGDSLVHTPPQAHREACGCRTVYANCFSGDVEDGCGFDEELTIYEFSKRTRPKQARSTPLPSPTSPVPSPNILSLLRDTPRPLSTLSTASSEISPLLSRPVSPTPPTGALSSLTNKRYVGLKGGFASLRQDIDQLRLVLDRGTAGPPPSSEPSKTDQDGCGEEGHNQDVGQEDGPTPCCGGASPLPLTEAERSLLQAEARRLATGCQRATRVGWAPEEALRSLSNSFSALVQLSAACLRTHPCPGCDICLNRGQIHSTDDEGQEEALDKLKEIVGLYREFVGAVETAETRAGAGGVSGDGQRQGEGEGVRLLAKRCTVLISSVFALTQLFRMHSPDTTDLLGQTPLHF; via the exons atggaggagaaggagaggagtaggAGCCGGTCTCCGTCTCGTAGCCGTAGGGCCAGCCGGGTGCAGCAGGTGGTGGGCACGTTGATCAGACGCACCCGAGAATCACTCAGCAG AGAGCGGATCCTTGGCGATGGGAGAACCAACCGGTCAGCCAGCGTGTCCAGTCAGAACTTCCCGGTGAGGCTAACGGTTCAGATCGTCAGAGACCCGGTGTTGGACTCCAGAGGTCATGGGTTCACTCTCTCCAAACAGCACCCCCTGCTGGTCAGGGACGTGGCTACAg GTGGCCCAGCGGATGGCATACTGTACCCTGGAGACCAGGTGTTACAGATCAATGACCTGGTGGCAGATGATCTCAGCTATGAACAGCTGCAAGACGTCACTAG GGACTTGGAGGACTCTGTCACAATGACAATCTTAAGGCACATgaca GGTCCTAAGTCGTCCATCATGTCGGCGGAGAAGAGGGCTCGTCTGAGGAGTAACCCGATCAAAGTGCGCTTCGCAGAGGAAGTGGTCGTTAACGGTCACACTCAG GGAAACTCTCTTCTGTTCCTGCCCAACGTTCTGAAGGTCTACCTGGAGAACGGACAGACCAAGGCCTTCAAGTTCGacgccaccaccaccatcaag GACATCGTTCTGACTCTGAAGGACAAGTTGTCCATCTGCTGCATTGAGTACTTTGCTCTGGTGCTGGAACTGCAGTATAGCATCACCAAGCTACTGCTCCTGCACGAGGACGAGCTTATACACAAG gtgGTGCAGAAGAAGGAGAACAGTAGCCATGACTACAAGTGTCTGTTCAGGGTGTGTTTCATTCCCAGAGACCCCCTGGATCTGCTACAGGAAGACCCCACCGCCTTCGAGTACCTCTTCCTGCAG agcGTCGGGGACGTTCTACAGGAGAGGTTTGCGGTGGAGATGAAGTGTAACACTGCACTGCGTCTGGCTGCCCTGCACATGCACGAGAGACTGAACAGTATAGGCTCCACCCGGACCTCTATCAGGAGCATCAC GAAAGAGTTTGGTCTGGACAGCTTCATCTCTCCCACTCTGCTCAGTAACATGAGAGAGAAGGACCTGAGGAAAGCCATCAGCCACCACCTCAAGAAGATCCAGTCACTGCTGGAGCCACGACAGAAG gtTATCTCAGCCACTCAGGCCCGGCTGGCCTACCTCACCCAGCTAGGAGAACTAATCTCCTACGGAGGCCGCTCCTATACGGCCACCATGATG CTGCAGGACCGGGAGGTGCTGGTCAGTCTGTTGGTGGGAGCGCGCTACGGCCTGAGTCAGGTGGTCAACCACAAGCTCAACATGGTGTCCACCCTGGTAGACTTTAGCAGCATCAGTAGAGTGGAGCTGCTCTCTGAGTCAGACAGAGTCAGCCTGCTACGTATCTCACTGCACGACATCAAG CCTTTTGCCTTACTGATGGACTCTCTGGCAGCCAAAGATTTGGCGTGTCTACTGGGGGGCTATTGCAAGCTCCTGGTGGaccccagagtgtgtgtgttccgtCTGAGACGCCCCAAGGTGCGGGTGCACAGGATACCTGCTGAGGAAG GCTATGTGTCCCGCTGCTGTAGTGACTCCGATGACTCGTCAGACGAGGACTACCCCGCCGAGCCTCCGCCAACGCACACCCGCAAACGCCCCGCACCTGCCAGCAAAGACagggagggttggaggagagaagaagaggagcagagaggagtggaaggaaagaaagagagagctgaGAAAGAATACGAAGAGAAACAAGAGGTGATGATCATTGAGCTGTCAGAGAAGGACATGGAAGTCGAGGAAGAGAACGGAAGggaagtgagaggaagagagatcatGCTAGGAATTAAAGCTAACGCGGGAACAGTGGAACAGGACAACTGGTACCGCACAGAGCCGCGGGCCAACAGTAGCTTCTCCAGCCTGTCCAGCTGCTCTCTGAGGGCAGCCTTGGAGGAGAGCAGCCCTGCAGCTGCAGCCAGAGGAGGAGGCCCAGCCAAGGCCTCCTCTTGCTTGGTCGCCCTGCGTGAGGACAGCCCTTCTCTCCGGTCCCAACGTCCAACTCAGGGGACCACCATCCTGGATGTCCACCACCCGTTCCTCCTGGAGGTCACAGCTCCCTCTCCTCAGCGTCAGAGAGAGGGTGCCGCCGGCAGCACGGCCTCTGCCCCCGTACGCCCCAACAACCTGAGTTACCGCAGCAACGACAGCCCGTGCCTGTGCTTCACTGAACACTCCAAGGGCAGCTATCTCCCCAGCCCCCCCGAGGCCACCAGCGACGAGGAGGAGACGGAGGAAGTTGACGACGATGAGGAGGAACTGAGACGGCTCTCTAAGATCCCAAGTCACGTAGACCTGCGCCTCATCGACAAGATCTGCGCCCAGTCTAACAAAACTTCTTCCAAAAACAAGTTAGACATCCCCAGAGTCATCCCCATCCACATCTCCTCCTGTGAAAAGAAGGCGGCTTGTAGCTCCACCCACAAAGGGGACGAGAGTCTATCAAGTTACTCTGGAGATTGCGGTCCTTTCCTAACGCCGTCCCCTAACGCTCCTCCTCCTGTTGCTAGGGAAAGTGCCTCAGAGTCAGACGATGAGTTCTTCGATGCCCAGGAGCGGTTCACTCCTCCAGTTCCTCCTGATGGCACAG AAAACAGTTTGGATGTGGCTGACAATAAGAGACACCGTAAACGCTGGAGTGGCACAGGAAATGGACTGCCAGTGGTACCAGAGAGGGAGCCTCCCTCACCCCTCAAAAAGAAGCACTCCTCACCTGACCACAAGAAACAGCAGGAGACCCAACGAGACCCGAAGCTCCACTCAAACCAGTCTTCCATGCAGAGTGTCAATGCCAAGACCAAACCTCCACCATTGGCCCCCAAGCCCCAGCTACCCCCTAAACCTGAACTGGCCCCCAAGCCCCAGATAGACCCCCAGAGGTCTCCCAAGTGTGGGGGTCCGTACGCCCACTGTAACGGGGATGCTCGTGGGGGCCAGGCGGGGCTCTTGGAGATAGACACCATGGAGCCGGAAACGATGGAGTTTAAATCAGTCACCTCGGGGGCGGGGGggcctccactctcctcccccctcaTCACGGCTGTACGGAAGAACCAGCAACCCCCTGCTGAATCTCAGGCTGTGGAGAACGGGCTCAAGCAAGAGAACGGGACTAAGATAGAGAACAGTTCTAAGCAAGAGCACAGTTCTAAGATAGAGAACAGGACTCCTAACGTGCTTCCTAAAGATGGTGTTCTGGTCACTGCTGACAAGCAGACAGCGAGTGTTGAAACTAAAACAAATGGGATTTCCCTGCCGAAGGGAGAGGTCGGAAATGGGGTTGGGGTGGACCCCCCGAGAAAGCTGCAAAGCTTATCCCCCATTCCACGTTCGGCTTCAGGAGATGAGATCAGGTTGAGCCTTACCAGCCCTCCAGCACTCTCTCCCAgaacctcccctcctcctcttcatcccctaACAGTCCTCCCCATCCCGGTCTCactgaaggagaaggagggggtgTCCCCACCGAACGGCCTCCACCCCTGGGGCAGCCGCAATGGGAGCGCTCAGTCCGGGAGGAGGGTCTCTCTGAGTCACGAGAACCTGTCCCCCAAAAATGCAGACGGCCCCCTCAGTCTGACCACCTCCCTCACCACCTCCTCTAAAGGGACAGCAGGAATCCCAGAGAGCACAGGGAGGTCAGGGTCAGGTTCAGACCTGAGGGTCAGTTCTTCCAGCCTGGGGGGCCGTCTGCCTACCTCATCCCTGAGAGGGCGGATCCAGGCCCTGCCCTGGTACATGACCCGCTCCCAGGAGATCCTGGGTACTCTGGACTACCcctccaccagctctgtcaacGAGGATGTCACGTCTGGGTACGGCTCCGGTCTGTCTGTCAGCGGAGCCTCCGAGGTCAGCAAGGTCACTGCCAAGGCAGTAGGTGAGACTGCAGCGGGTAAAGGGAAGAAGGAAGTGCTGGAGGATGGAGCCGAGGTTGTCATAGCGACCATCAAAGAGTTCCAGGAAGTGACTCCCCGAGTGAAGGAGGCCAATGGGACGAACGTGTCGCACCCCAACCAGACCCTGAGAGGAAATGGGGCGCACGTCTCTGAGCCCTATGGGTTTCGGGGCTCCTGCAAGTCGGAGCAGCCCCAGTCCAGGCCCCAGTCAGAGGTGGGGTTAGGGGGTGGTTCAGGCCCACCCCTAGAGGGGGACTCTCTGGTGCACACCCCTCCACAGGCCCACCGCGAGGCGTGTGGGTGCCGTACCGTCTACGCCAACTGTTTCAGCGGCGACGTGGAGGACGGCTGCGGCTTTGACGAGGAGCTCACAATCTACGAGTTCTCCAAACGCACGCGCCCCAAACAAGCCCGCTCTACACCCCtgccctcccccacctcccctgtcccctcccccaACATCCTGTCCCTGCTGAGGGACacccctcgccctctctctaccctctccactgCCTCCTCAGAAATTAGCCCCCTCCTGTCCCGCCCTGTCTCCCCAACACCCCCAACAGGCGCCCTGAGCTCCCTCACCAACAAACGCTACGTGGGGCTGAAGGGGGGCTTCGCCTCCCTGAGGCAGGACATCGATCAGCTACGCCTGGTTCTGGATAGAGGCACGGCTGGGCCACCACCATCATCAGAACCCTCTAAAACAGACCAGGATGGGTGTGGAGAAGAGGGACACAACCAAGACGTGGGGCAAGAGGATGGTCCGACCCCGTGCTGTGGAGGGGCAAGTCCTCTACCCTtgacagaggctgagaggagtTTACTCCAGGCAGAGGCCCGGCGGTTGGCAACAGGGTGCCAGCGTGCCACGCGTGTGGGCTGGGCTCCGGAGGAGGCGCTTCGGTCCTTATCCAACAGCTTTAGTGCCCTTGTGCAGCTCTCTGCAGCCTGCCTGAGAACACACCCCTGTCCTGGCTGTGACATCTGCCTCAATAGGGGTCAGATCCACAGCACTGATGATGAAGGCCAGGAAGAGGCTCTGGACAAGCTGAAGGAGATCGTAGGGCTGTACCGGGAGTTTGTTGGGGCTGTGGAGACGGCTGAAACCAGGGCTGGGGCTGGCGGTGTGTCTGGGGatggacagaggcagggagagggcgaGGGGGTCAGGCTGCTGGCCAAACGCTGCACTGTGCTCATCTCTTCTGTCTTTGCGCTCACGCAGCTGTTCAGGATGCACTCGCCGGACACGACAGACCTGCTGGGTCAAACACCTCTCCACTTTTGA
- the LOC115130590 gene encoding FERM and PDZ domain-containing protein 1-like isoform X1, producing the protein MEEKERSRSRSPSRSRRASRVQQVVGTLIRRTRESLSRERILGDGRTNRSASVSSQNFPVRLTVQIVRDPVLDSRGHGFTLSKQHPLLVRDVATGGPADGILYPGDQVLQINDLVADDLSYEQLQDVTRDLEDSVTMTILRHMTGPKSSIMSAEKRARLRSNPIKVRFAEEVVVNGHTQGNSLLFLPNVLKVYLENGQTKAFKFDATTTIKDIVLTLKDKLSICCIEYFALVLELQYSITKLLLLHEDELIHKVVQKKENSSHDYKCLFRVCFIPRDPLDLLQEDPTAFEYLFLQSVGDVLQERFAVEMKCNTALRLAALHMHERLNSIGSTRTSIRSITKEFGLDSFISPTLLSNMREKDLRKAISHHLKKIQSLLEPRQKVISATQARLAYLTQLGELISYGGRSYTATMMLQDREVLVSLLVGARYGLSQVVNHKLNMVSTLVDFSSISRVELLSESDRVSLLRISLHDIKPFALLMDSLAAKDLACLLGGYCKLLVDPRVCVFRLRRPKVRVHRIPAEEGVCEGRFAVIEGVCYESLTSYVSRCCSDSDDSSDEDYPAEPPPTHTRKRPAPASKDREGWRREEEEQRGVEGKKERAEKEYEEKQEVMIIELSEKDMEVEEENGREVRGREIMLGIKANAGTVEQDNWYRTEPRANSSFSSLSSCSLRAALEESSPAAAARGGGPAKASSCLVALREDSPSLRSQRPTQGTTILDVHHPFLLEVTAPSPQRQREGAAGSTASAPVRPNNLSYRSNDSPCLCFTEHSKGSYLPSPPEATSDEEETEEVDDDEEELRRLSKIPSHVDLRLIDKICAQSNKTSSKNKLDIPRVIPIHISSCEKKAACSSTHKGDESLSSYSGDCGPFLTPSPNAPPPVARESASESDDEFFDAQERFTPPVPPDGTENSLDVADNKRHRKRWSGTGNGLPVVPEREPPSPLKKKHSSPDHKKQQETQRDPKLHSNQSSMQSVNAKTKPPPLAPKPQLPPKPELAPKPQIDPQRSPKCGGPYAHCNGDARGGQAGLLEIDTMEPETMEFKSVTSGAGGPPLSSPLITAVRKNQQPPAESQAVENGLKQENGTKIENSSKQEHSSKIENRTPNVLPKDGVLVTADKQTASVETKTNGISLPKGEVGNGVGVDPPRKLQSLSPIPRSASGDEIRLSLTSPPALSPRTSPPPLHPLTVLPIPVSLKEKEGVSPPNGLHPWGSRNGSAQSGRRVSLSHENLSPKNADGPLSLTTSLTTSSKGTAGIPESTGRSGSGSDLRVSSSSLGGRLPTSSLRGRIQALPWYMTRSQEILGTLDYPSTSSVNEDVTSGYGSGLSVSGASEVSKVTAKAVGETAAGKGKKEVLEDGAEVVIATIKEFQEVTPRVKEANGTNVSHPNQTLRGNGAHVSEPYGFRGSCKSEQPQSRPQSEVGLGGGSGPPLEGDSLVHTPPQAHREACGCRTVYANCFSGDVEDGCGFDEELTIYEFSKRTRPKQARSTPLPSPTSPVPSPNILSLLRDTPRPLSTLSTASSEISPLLSRPVSPTPPTGALSSLTNKRYVGLKGGFASLRQDIDQLRLVLDRGTAGPPPSSEPSKTDQDGCGEEGHNQDVGQEDGPTPCCGGASPLPLTEAERSLLQAEARRLATGCQRATRVGWAPEEALRSLSNSFSALVQLSAACLRTHPCPGCDICLNRGQIHSTDDEGQEEALDKLKEIVGLYREFVGAVETAETRAGAGGVSGDGQRQGEGEGVRLLAKRCTVLISSVFALTQLFRMHSPDTTDLLGQTPLHF; encoded by the exons atggaggagaaggagaggagtaggAGCCGGTCTCCGTCTCGTAGCCGTAGGGCCAGCCGGGTGCAGCAGGTGGTGGGCACGTTGATCAGACGCACCCGAGAATCACTCAGCAG AGAGCGGATCCTTGGCGATGGGAGAACCAACCGGTCAGCCAGCGTGTCCAGTCAGAACTTCCCGGTGAGGCTAACGGTTCAGATCGTCAGAGACCCGGTGTTGGACTCCAGAGGTCATGGGTTCACTCTCTCCAAACAGCACCCCCTGCTGGTCAGGGACGTGGCTACAg GTGGCCCAGCGGATGGCATACTGTACCCTGGAGACCAGGTGTTACAGATCAATGACCTGGTGGCAGATGATCTCAGCTATGAACAGCTGCAAGACGTCACTAG GGACTTGGAGGACTCTGTCACAATGACAATCTTAAGGCACATgaca GGTCCTAAGTCGTCCATCATGTCGGCGGAGAAGAGGGCTCGTCTGAGGAGTAACCCGATCAAAGTGCGCTTCGCAGAGGAAGTGGTCGTTAACGGTCACACTCAG GGAAACTCTCTTCTGTTCCTGCCCAACGTTCTGAAGGTCTACCTGGAGAACGGACAGACCAAGGCCTTCAAGTTCGacgccaccaccaccatcaag GACATCGTTCTGACTCTGAAGGACAAGTTGTCCATCTGCTGCATTGAGTACTTTGCTCTGGTGCTGGAACTGCAGTATAGCATCACCAAGCTACTGCTCCTGCACGAGGACGAGCTTATACACAAG gtgGTGCAGAAGAAGGAGAACAGTAGCCATGACTACAAGTGTCTGTTCAGGGTGTGTTTCATTCCCAGAGACCCCCTGGATCTGCTACAGGAAGACCCCACCGCCTTCGAGTACCTCTTCCTGCAG agcGTCGGGGACGTTCTACAGGAGAGGTTTGCGGTGGAGATGAAGTGTAACACTGCACTGCGTCTGGCTGCCCTGCACATGCACGAGAGACTGAACAGTATAGGCTCCACCCGGACCTCTATCAGGAGCATCAC GAAAGAGTTTGGTCTGGACAGCTTCATCTCTCCCACTCTGCTCAGTAACATGAGAGAGAAGGACCTGAGGAAAGCCATCAGCCACCACCTCAAGAAGATCCAGTCACTGCTGGAGCCACGACAGAAG gtTATCTCAGCCACTCAGGCCCGGCTGGCCTACCTCACCCAGCTAGGAGAACTAATCTCCTACGGAGGCCGCTCCTATACGGCCACCATGATG CTGCAGGACCGGGAGGTGCTGGTCAGTCTGTTGGTGGGAGCGCGCTACGGCCTGAGTCAGGTGGTCAACCACAAGCTCAACATGGTGTCCACCCTGGTAGACTTTAGCAGCATCAGTAGAGTGGAGCTGCTCTCTGAGTCAGACAGAGTCAGCCTGCTACGTATCTCACTGCACGACATCAAG CCTTTTGCCTTACTGATGGACTCTCTGGCAGCCAAAGATTTGGCGTGTCTACTGGGGGGCTATTGCAAGCTCCTGGTGGaccccagagtgtgtgtgttccgtCTGAGACGCCCCAAGGTGCGGGTGCACAGGATACCTGCTGAGGAAGGTGTGTGTGAAGGGAGGTTCGCCGTTATTGAGGGAGTTTGCTATGAATCGCTGACAA GCTATGTGTCCCGCTGCTGTAGTGACTCCGATGACTCGTCAGACGAGGACTACCCCGCCGAGCCTCCGCCAACGCACACCCGCAAACGCCCCGCACCTGCCAGCAAAGACagggagggttggaggagagaagaagaggagcagagaggagtggaaggaaagaaagagagagctgaGAAAGAATACGAAGAGAAACAAGAGGTGATGATCATTGAGCTGTCAGAGAAGGACATGGAAGTCGAGGAAGAGAACGGAAGggaagtgagaggaagagagatcatGCTAGGAATTAAAGCTAACGCGGGAACAGTGGAACAGGACAACTGGTACCGCACAGAGCCGCGGGCCAACAGTAGCTTCTCCAGCCTGTCCAGCTGCTCTCTGAGGGCAGCCTTGGAGGAGAGCAGCCCTGCAGCTGCAGCCAGAGGAGGAGGCCCAGCCAAGGCCTCCTCTTGCTTGGTCGCCCTGCGTGAGGACAGCCCTTCTCTCCGGTCCCAACGTCCAACTCAGGGGACCACCATCCTGGATGTCCACCACCCGTTCCTCCTGGAGGTCACAGCTCCCTCTCCTCAGCGTCAGAGAGAGGGTGCCGCCGGCAGCACGGCCTCTGCCCCCGTACGCCCCAACAACCTGAGTTACCGCAGCAACGACAGCCCGTGCCTGTGCTTCACTGAACACTCCAAGGGCAGCTATCTCCCCAGCCCCCCCGAGGCCACCAGCGACGAGGAGGAGACGGAGGAAGTTGACGACGATGAGGAGGAACTGAGACGGCTCTCTAAGATCCCAAGTCACGTAGACCTGCGCCTCATCGACAAGATCTGCGCCCAGTCTAACAAAACTTCTTCCAAAAACAAGTTAGACATCCCCAGAGTCATCCCCATCCACATCTCCTCCTGTGAAAAGAAGGCGGCTTGTAGCTCCACCCACAAAGGGGACGAGAGTCTATCAAGTTACTCTGGAGATTGCGGTCCTTTCCTAACGCCGTCCCCTAACGCTCCTCCTCCTGTTGCTAGGGAAAGTGCCTCAGAGTCAGACGATGAGTTCTTCGATGCCCAGGAGCGGTTCACTCCTCCAGTTCCTCCTGATGGCACAG AAAACAGTTTGGATGTGGCTGACAATAAGAGACACCGTAAACGCTGGAGTGGCACAGGAAATGGACTGCCAGTGGTACCAGAGAGGGAGCCTCCCTCACCCCTCAAAAAGAAGCACTCCTCACCTGACCACAAGAAACAGCAGGAGACCCAACGAGACCCGAAGCTCCACTCAAACCAGTCTTCCATGCAGAGTGTCAATGCCAAGACCAAACCTCCACCATTGGCCCCCAAGCCCCAGCTACCCCCTAAACCTGAACTGGCCCCCAAGCCCCAGATAGACCCCCAGAGGTCTCCCAAGTGTGGGGGTCCGTACGCCCACTGTAACGGGGATGCTCGTGGGGGCCAGGCGGGGCTCTTGGAGATAGACACCATGGAGCCGGAAACGATGGAGTTTAAATCAGTCACCTCGGGGGCGGGGGggcctccactctcctcccccctcaTCACGGCTGTACGGAAGAACCAGCAACCCCCTGCTGAATCTCAGGCTGTGGAGAACGGGCTCAAGCAAGAGAACGGGACTAAGATAGAGAACAGTTCTAAGCAAGAGCACAGTTCTAAGATAGAGAACAGGACTCCTAACGTGCTTCCTAAAGATGGTGTTCTGGTCACTGCTGACAAGCAGACAGCGAGTGTTGAAACTAAAACAAATGGGATTTCCCTGCCGAAGGGAGAGGTCGGAAATGGGGTTGGGGTGGACCCCCCGAGAAAGCTGCAAAGCTTATCCCCCATTCCACGTTCGGCTTCAGGAGATGAGATCAGGTTGAGCCTTACCAGCCCTCCAGCACTCTCTCCCAgaacctcccctcctcctcttcatcccctaACAGTCCTCCCCATCCCGGTCTCactgaaggagaaggagggggtgTCCCCACCGAACGGCCTCCACCCCTGGGGCAGCCGCAATGGGAGCGCTCAGTCCGGGAGGAGGGTCTCTCTGAGTCACGAGAACCTGTCCCCCAAAAATGCAGACGGCCCCCTCAGTCTGACCACCTCCCTCACCACCTCCTCTAAAGGGACAGCAGGAATCCCAGAGAGCACAGGGAGGTCAGGGTCAGGTTCAGACCTGAGGGTCAGTTCTTCCAGCCTGGGGGGCCGTCTGCCTACCTCATCCCTGAGAGGGCGGATCCAGGCCCTGCCCTGGTACATGACCCGCTCCCAGGAGATCCTGGGTACTCTGGACTACCcctccaccagctctgtcaacGAGGATGTCACGTCTGGGTACGGCTCCGGTCTGTCTGTCAGCGGAGCCTCCGAGGTCAGCAAGGTCACTGCCAAGGCAGTAGGTGAGACTGCAGCGGGTAAAGGGAAGAAGGAAGTGCTGGAGGATGGAGCCGAGGTTGTCATAGCGACCATCAAAGAGTTCCAGGAAGTGACTCCCCGAGTGAAGGAGGCCAATGGGACGAACGTGTCGCACCCCAACCAGACCCTGAGAGGAAATGGGGCGCACGTCTCTGAGCCCTATGGGTTTCGGGGCTCCTGCAAGTCGGAGCAGCCCCAGTCCAGGCCCCAGTCAGAGGTGGGGTTAGGGGGTGGTTCAGGCCCACCCCTAGAGGGGGACTCTCTGGTGCACACCCCTCCACAGGCCCACCGCGAGGCGTGTGGGTGCCGTACCGTCTACGCCAACTGTTTCAGCGGCGACGTGGAGGACGGCTGCGGCTTTGACGAGGAGCTCACAATCTACGAGTTCTCCAAACGCACGCGCCCCAAACAAGCCCGCTCTACACCCCtgccctcccccacctcccctgtcccctcccccaACATCCTGTCCCTGCTGAGGGACacccctcgccctctctctaccctctccactgCCTCCTCAGAAATTAGCCCCCTCCTGTCCCGCCCTGTCTCCCCAACACCCCCAACAGGCGCCCTGAGCTCCCTCACCAACAAACGCTACGTGGGGCTGAAGGGGGGCTTCGCCTCCCTGAGGCAGGACATCGATCAGCTACGCCTGGTTCTGGATAGAGGCACGGCTGGGCCACCACCATCATCAGAACCCTCTAAAACAGACCAGGATGGGTGTGGAGAAGAGGGACACAACCAAGACGTGGGGCAAGAGGATGGTCCGACCCCGTGCTGTGGAGGGGCAAGTCCTCTACCCTtgacagaggctgagaggagtTTACTCCAGGCAGAGGCCCGGCGGTTGGCAACAGGGTGCCAGCGTGCCACGCGTGTGGGCTGGGCTCCGGAGGAGGCGCTTCGGTCCTTATCCAACAGCTTTAGTGCCCTTGTGCAGCTCTCTGCAGCCTGCCTGAGAACACACCCCTGTCCTGGCTGTGACATCTGCCTCAATAGGGGTCAGATCCACAGCACTGATGATGAAGGCCAGGAAGAGGCTCTGGACAAGCTGAAGGAGATCGTAGGGCTGTACCGGGAGTTTGTTGGGGCTGTGGAGACGGCTGAAACCAGGGCTGGGGCTGGCGGTGTGTCTGGGGatggacagaggcagggagagggcgaGGGGGTCAGGCTGCTGGCCAAACGCTGCACTGTGCTCATCTCTTCTGTCTTTGCGCTCACGCAGCTGTTCAGGATGCACTCGCCGGACACGACAGACCTGCTGGGTCAAACACCTCTCCACTTTTGA